A stretch of DNA from Noviherbaspirillum sedimenti:
CGGTATATTGAAATTAATTACGAATTATCGTATAGTTTGTTGGTTGCCAAAAGGCGGTCAGCTCGCGCAGCAGAGTGTATTCATGCGGGGCAAATAACATGGAGAAGAGATGAGTGAGCCAGAAAGCGTCAAGGACTTGGTCGTTGTGGATTTGGGTGTCGGGATGCCGTCGGCGATCGTCGCCAAGTTCCTGCGTGAGATGGGGGCGACGGTCTGGCGCGTCGCGCCTCCGGCCGGCGATCCCTTCGAATCGATATACCCGGCGTACACGTCTTGGCATTCCGGCTCCAGGATGGCAACGCCGGATCACCTCGATGAACTGCTTGCGCGCGCAGACGTCTGTCTGATTGGGGGCGAGGATCATCCCGGGCTTGAGTGGTCCTTCGAAGGCGCAGCGCTCATTGCCGCCAACCCGCGGCTAGTCGTGCTTCAGATCGCAGGGTACGCGCGCGGATTCGAACAGCGTGCAGCGGTGGACCTTCTCGTCCAGGCGAGAGTCGGGCTTGCTTTCGAAATTTTCAGCGATCGCCCGGTTAACTTTGCCTGTCCGCTGCCAACCTACGGTGCGGCAATCCAAGGCTTGCTTGGGGTCGGTGCCGCGCTGGTCGAGCGTGAGCGTAGCGGGCGCGGTCAATTGGTCGAGACCTCATTGCAGCAAGGGGCCGGGATGTTCCTCAGCTGCCTCTGGATGTCGATCGAAGATACGCAGTCGGTGAACATGCGCAATCCGCCCAAGGACGTGTGGGCGCCAATCGTGCGATGTGCCGACGGGCAGTACGTGTTCTTCGTTCCAAGGTATAACGGAATGGATAAGGTCTTTGCGGCATTCGGCATCGATAAGTCTATCGGTGACACGGCGAAGAAAGGCTACTTCGGTGACATTGATCTATTCCAGCGTTATGCGACGAAGTTCACTCACGAGGAACTCCTGCGCGCGTGCTGGGCAGCCGACGTGGCTGCAGAAAAGGTGTTAGGGCCGGGTGAATGCTGGGATGACGAGCAGGTTCGCGTGAATGGGACCATTGTCACGGAGGTGGATGGTCGTCGGCGCGTCGGCACGCCGCTCACGATGCGAGCGGTGCAACCGAACTCTGGCGCCCCCCGTACCTCACTGCCGTCCGCGCCGGAAGACGCGGCACCCCTGGCGGGCGTTCGCATCCTTGATTTCGGCGCCATGGTGGCTGGAGCTTACGGTTCGAAGCTGCTGGCGGATTTGGGCGCAGATGTGATCAAGGTTGAGCCTCTCGCCGGCGACATCATGCGTACTGCCAGCTATCCGAATTTTGTTGTGTCGAACCAGGGTAAGCGCAGCCTGCACCTTGACGCAAAGGCACCGGAATCCATGGATGTCGTCCGGCGGCTATGCGCAACCGCGAATGCTGCAAGCCACAACTTCCGAGTGGGTTCAGCGGGTCGGATCAAACTCGACCCTGCGTCTTTGCGCGGCTATCGACCAGATATCGTAGCGGTGCAGTGCTTTTCGTACGGCGCCAGCGGGCCACGCGCAATGAATGCCGGCCTCGATCCCCTCATGCAGGCATATTGCGGCCAAGCGGTCAGGGCAGGGGGCAGAGATAATGCCCCGCTGTGGTACAGAAACTTGTACATCGACTATGCTACCGGTGCGATCGGCGCCATTGCGATGCTCTTCGGCATTCGGGAGCAGCTTTGCCACGGCAATGCGGTGGAGGCGGAAACAAGCCTTCTCGAAGCCGGCCTGTTTCTTATGTCGGAACTCATCCAGTGCGCGGACGGCAGCTTTTCCGGCGGGCCGCCGCTGGACTACGACCGTACCGGATTTCACTGCACCGAGTGTCTGTACCAGACTAAGGATGGCTGGGTCGCCATCGCTGCGCGGTCCGACGACATGGCAGCGCGCCTGGTAAACGTGCTGCACCTGCAGGGCTTTCCCGAAAACAGCAGATCGTGGGGGGATAGCGAACGGCAAAAAATCGCCGAACGGATTCGGTCGCGAACGACGCACGAACTTTTGCAGCAACTTGAAGCCGCTGACGTTTGGTGCGAAAAGTGTAACGAGAATGGCTGGCAGAGTCTGCTCGATGATCCAACTGCCAGAGCGGCAAATCTCATTGTCGAAACGCGGGATCCGAATGTCGGCGCACTGATTACGGTTGGCCCGCTGGTGAGTTTTTCACGCTCGCGGCTGGATGCCAACAGGCCAATGTCGGTACCGACGGGGGGGGTGGACACGCGGGAGATCCTCGGCGAGCTTGGATATTCCTCCACCGAGATCGACAACCTGGCAGCGCGCAAGGTGGTCGCATAACAGTCATTTTTCCGAGGGGCATAACTGCTTGGGAGGAGCCGGGCACTGCAAGCGGTCGATGAAGAACATTACTTGTCACGCAATGGCATTCGTTATCGAAGTTGGACTGGCGAATTGCAATCAGGTTCAGTAGTCAGATACGCGGTCCGCTGGACGAGAGAACGCGTACCGCCAGCATGCTGGGCAGAATAGGGGGCCGGCGCTTGCGTACCGCCCCCAACTCTTCGTGCAGCGCGCCATGCGTGACCGGCGAAAGGCCGCGGCTGTAGCCGCGGCGCAGGTGCCCCATTTTTCGATTTTCCATTCTCCTTTCAGTAGTTGGGTATTCCGGCGCATCGTGACCGAGTTCGAGCTATTCCCGGAATTGGCGGTCACGATACCGGAATGGCGTCGTACCAGGCAGAAATGATGTTACGCATAGTGCAACCGAACGGGTACGCTTCCAGCTTTTTTCTAGAGACAGCGTGCACGTACCAAGGATCAATATGCGTAAGATAAAAGACGTATTGCGTCTGAAGCTGGATGCCAAACTGTCGCATCAACAGATCGCCGCCGCGCTGGGCATTTCCAAGGGCGTCGTCACCCAATATGCCACCAGCAAGGCCACGATCATTACCGGTCAATTACCGGTGGAGTACTGGCATGCGTGATCGGTGACGCCACCATTGCCGATGCCATCCTCGACAGGATCATGCTGCGCACACAGCTTTCTAAAACCATCAAAAAGGAGAAAAACATCGACCCATGACCGCAGACAGTACAATTTAACCGCGTAACACCATCTCATGCGCAGCGGTCACGATAGACCGGAATGAGCGGTCACGTTCGCCGGAATACGCAGTAGTCGCGCATGCTTTCACGCAATTCCTCAGGCGCAATCATCGCCATTCCAGCGTCGAGTTCAATCGATGCTCGCCGGTGACGTATCCGCGGCCTGCGGCAGCGTGCGCGCAGAAGAGGGGCATTCTGGTGCGGTGGTCACGACATGGCGCACGAGCACCCGTTTGGCTGGGCGTGCATGCGACGCGAGTGGCGTGTCGGCCAGCGGTTCCAGAGGTCTTGCTGCGAACGAAGCACGTACCCGTTCGTCCGAAGGATCTCCATACAACGTCGTCCGCTGACGCGGAATGCGGCCGGCGGCGCGGATTAGCTCCTCCATTTCATTGGGTGCAAGCTCCTGACCGTGAACCGACCCGGCAGCGCGGGTGATGCTTTCATTCATAAGCGTACCACCCAAGTCGTTGGCACCGGCCTGCAACATGGACAAAACGCCCTGTTTTCCGAGCTTGGCCCATGACGTCTGGATATTTGGAATGTGCGGATGCAACGCCAGCCTTGCGACGGCATGCATTAGCAGCACTTCGCGAATGGTTGGCCCAGGGCGTGCACGACCTTTGAGCGACATGGGCGCTTCCATCGGCACAAACGGCAGCGGCACGAATTCCGTGAAGCCGCCGCTGCGCGCCGCGAGCTTTCGGATGTGCAGCAGGTGGCGCGCCCAGTGTTCGGGGCGATCGATATGGCCGAACATGATGGTGGAAGTGGTCTTCAGTCCCAGGTCATGGGCGGTCGCCATCACCTCGAGCCATTCGTCGGTCCGGATCTTGTCGGGGCATAGGTGCTGCCGCACCTCGTCGTCGAGTATCTCGGCGGCCGTCCCCGGCAGCGTACCGAGCCCTGCTTGCTTTAGCTCGATAAGGAATTCGCGCAGAGTAATCCCGAGCGTCTTTGCGCCCTGCCACACTTCGAGTGGCGAAAAGGCATGGACGTGGATGTGCGGCACGCACTCCTTCACTGCGCGCAGAATATTGAGGTAGGTCTGGCCCGTGTAGGAGGGGTGGATCCCGCCTTGCATGCACACTTCCGTAGCGCCGCGCTCCCATGCTTCGCGCGCACGGCGCGCAATCTCCTCCATGGGCAGGTCGTACGGTTTGCCGCGGAGATTTTCGCTGTGCTTTCCTTTGGAAAAGGCGCAGAACTGGCAGCGAAAATAGCAGACGTTCGTGTAGTTGATGTTGCGGTTCACAGTGTAGGTGACAGTGTCCCCGACAACGGCGCGGCGTAATTCGTCCGCTGATTCGCAGACGAAGGCGAGATTGTCGTCGCGGGCGCTGAAGAGTTGCACGATTTGCTCATGCGAAAGCTCACTGCCTTCACGCGCGGCGGCGACGATGTCGCGCAACTCGTGAGATACCTGCGTACGGTTCGTCGGCTTCGTCAATGCGAGGTGCTCGGAAGTGGACGCCGACATCGGCTGGCCAGGCGACCAGCTGTCAACCCTGGGATATCCCTCGGCATCGCTTAGCTTCAGCAGCGCACCGCGCAACGGCGCCGCAATCCAATCGGCCGCGCTTGATCCGTAGCGGGGGTACACAGTGAGCCTCTCATGCAGCTTCTTGCCCGCCGCGGCAGTTTCGCGCGCGAGGCGCTCCACTTCGGGCCAGGGGGCTTCCGGATTGACGAAGTCGGGCGTAAGCGGTGATACGCCTCCCCAGTCGTTGATGCCGGCGTCGATTACTTCGCCCAAGGTATCCGCGGCCAGATTGGGCGGCGACTGGATACTCATTTCGGGGCCGAATGCAAGACGTGCCACCGCGATGCTCCACTGCAGTTCCTCGAGTGTCGGCTCGGGCGCATGCGCCATTTGCGTGCCTTCCTTGGCGCGAAACGGCTGGATGATGATTTCCTGGATGTGTCCGTGGCGCTCGTGCAGCTCCCGCAGCGCGAGCAGGGATTCGACGCGCTCAAGTCGCGTCTCGCCGATGCCGATCAGGAGGCCCGACGTGAACGGGATGCGGGCTCGTCCCGCCCGTTCAATCGTGTCGAGGCGCACGCGCGGCACCTTGTCGGGCGAACCGTAATGCGGCATTCCCTTTGCGCACAGGCGCTCGGATCCGGATTCCAGCATGAGCCCCATCGAAGCCGATACGTTCCGAAGCATCGCGATTTCGTCATCGCCCATGCATCCAGCGTTAATGTGCGGCAGAAGGCCAACCTCTTCCAGTACCGCACGGGCGGCGTGCGCGAGGTATTCCAGCGTGGAGGCGAAGCCGAGTTCGGCGAGCGCATCGCGTGCCGCTGCGTAGCGCAGTTCTGGCTTGTCTCCGAGGGTGAACAGCGCCTCTTTGCAGCCCATGCGTGCTCCGGCCCGCGCGACGTTCAGGACCTGTTCGATCGACATGTAGGGTGAGCTCACGCGCTTCGGGCTGTGCGCGAAGGTGCAGTAATGGCACACGTCGCGGCAAAGCTGCGTGAGCGGAATGAATACTTTCCGCGAATAGGTAACGTGGCTGCCGTAGCCCCGGTCGCGAATCTGCGCGGCGGCCGTGCAAAGGGCCTTCGTATCTTCGCAGCCGGCGAGCCGCAGTACGCTTTCTCGTGTCGGCAGCTTTCTCGCGGCAAGCTGTTCCATGCATTCGTTAATCATGTTATCTCTCAAAGTAGGCTTCTGGTACATGCTCCTCGATCCAGTGCGAGGTTTCCAGCGTGTTAGTAATATCCGGGAGAACCCTGCGCGTGTGAGCACCGACGGTTCGTGCCGCCGTCAGTCGTCGCAGGTCGCGCTCAGTGTCCACGTCGGCGCCGGCTCCCGCAAGATTCAGGACCGCCAGGCTGAGGCCCTTCCTGTGCGCCTGGGCGGCATGAAGCGCAAAGCTGTTCGGGCCAAACTGGAAATCGAGCGCGTCGGGCGGCCCGGCCAGGACTATGTGGGTGCCTTGGCGATCGGCCGATGGCACCAGGGCGACGCGCTTGGGGCCGGATAGCGCTTCCCATGCGCTCACCACGTCGTCGATTTCGCCGCTCGTGAGCAACGGCAGGTCGCCGTGCACGACGAGCATGGCGTTTTCGCCCTGGGACACGAAGTTTATGGCGGCTCCGCGCAAGCCGCCGTTCAGCCCTGGCCGGCAAGACACGGAGCGGTCGCTTTGCCACTCGACGCCGTAGCCGCAGGCGAGTTTTTTTGCTTCAAGGTCGTCGGAAAGCACCACGATCCTTTTAATCCGCGCGCACCCCAGCAGGGCTTCCAGGACGTCGCAGGCCATTGCGCGCATGAGGCGCGCGCGCAAGGATGCGTCAAGCACGCCGGAAAGACGAGACTTGGCCAAGGCGAAGGACTTGAGCGGGAGAACGGCAAGCATCGAATGAGGTCCTCAGGCGCCGGAGAATTCGAGGACGGCCCGTGCGAGTGAGCGCTTGTCGTCGAGCGACCGCATGACGGTGGGTGCGGATGTCGCCTCGATACCCAGGTTACGGATGGACGGCAACAGCGACGAATCCGCCAGGTCGATCACAATGCGATCGATTGTCGTGCGCAGAAACTCTGTTACTCCTAACGGACTCACGTCCATGCCCAGCTCACGCATCATTTTCGCCGTGGGGCCCTTGATGGCCTGTCCACCAACAATGGGAGATACGGCGACAATGGGCGCTTTGATGGTGGCGAGTGCCTCGCGCACCCCGGGAATGGCGAGGATCGGTTCTACGCTCAGGAAGGGATTGGATGGACATATGATCACGCCGCGCAGTGCATCATCTTCCAATGCCAGCCGCAGCGTCTCGCACATATGGGCGTTTTCCGCGCCCTCGAATCGCACGCCGCGCACGCGAGGCGCGCATTGTCTGGCCACGAAGTAATCCTGGAATGAAAGCTCGCCCTCGTCGGTTATCACGACGGTCGCAACCCGCGCCTCGGACATGGGCACGATGTGGTGGCGCACGCCGAGCACGCTGCTCAGTTCGTGCGTGACTTGCGACAAGGTGGCGCCGTGTCGCAGGCGGTCGCTGCGGTAAAGATGAGTGGCGAGGTCTCGGTCTCCGAGACGAAACCATGTCTCGCCGCCCAGTC
This window harbors:
- a CDS encoding CaiB/BaiF CoA-transferase family protein is translated as MSEPESVKDLVVVDLGVGMPSAIVAKFLREMGATVWRVAPPAGDPFESIYPAYTSWHSGSRMATPDHLDELLARADVCLIGGEDHPGLEWSFEGAALIAANPRLVVLQIAGYARGFEQRAAVDLLVQARVGLAFEIFSDRPVNFACPLPTYGAAIQGLLGVGAALVERERSGRGQLVETSLQQGAGMFLSCLWMSIEDTQSVNMRNPPKDVWAPIVRCADGQYVFFVPRYNGMDKVFAAFGIDKSIGDTAKKGYFGDIDLFQRYATKFTHEELLRACWAADVAAEKVLGPGECWDDEQVRVNGTIVTEVDGRRRVGTPLTMRAVQPNSGAPRTSLPSAPEDAAPLAGVRILDFGAMVAGAYGSKLLADLGADVIKVEPLAGDIMRTASYPNFVVSNQGKRSLHLDAKAPESMDVVRRLCATANAASHNFRVGSAGRIKLDPASLRGYRPDIVAVQCFSYGASGPRAMNAGLDPLMQAYCGQAVRAGGRDNAPLWYRNLYIDYATGAIGAIAMLFGIREQLCHGNAVEAETSLLEAGLFLMSELIQCADGSFSGGPPLDYDRTGFHCTECLYQTKDGWVAIAARSDDMAARLVNVLHLQGFPENSRSWGDSERQKIAERIRSRTTHELLQQLEAADVWCEKCNENGWQSLLDDPTARAANLIVETRDPNVGALITVGPLVSFSRSRLDANRPMSVPTGGVDTREILGELGYSSTEIDNLAARKVVA
- the cofH gene encoding 5-amino-6-(D-ribitylamino)uracil--L-tyrosine 4-hydroxyphenyl transferase CofH — translated: MYQKPTLRDNMINECMEQLAARKLPTRESVLRLAGCEDTKALCTAAAQIRDRGYGSHVTYSRKVFIPLTQLCRDVCHYCTFAHSPKRVSSPYMSIEQVLNVARAGARMGCKEALFTLGDKPELRYAAARDALAELGFASTLEYLAHAARAVLEEVGLLPHINAGCMGDDEIAMLRNVSASMGLMLESGSERLCAKGMPHYGSPDKVPRVRLDTIERAGRARIPFTSGLLIGIGETRLERVESLLALRELHERHGHIQEIIIQPFRAKEGTQMAHAPEPTLEELQWSIAVARLAFGPEMSIQSPPNLAADTLGEVIDAGINDWGGVSPLTPDFVNPEAPWPEVERLARETAAAGKKLHERLTVYPRYGSSAADWIAAPLRGALLKLSDAEGYPRVDSWSPGQPMSASTSEHLALTKPTNRTQVSHELRDIVAAAREGSELSHEQIVQLFSARDDNLAFVCESADELRRAVVGDTVTYTVNRNINYTNVCYFRCQFCAFSKGKHSENLRGKPYDLPMEEIARRAREAWERGATEVCMQGGIHPSYTGQTYLNILRAVKECVPHIHVHAFSPLEVWQGAKTLGITLREFLIELKQAGLGTLPGTAAEILDDEVRQHLCPDKIRTDEWLEVMATAHDLGLKTTSTIMFGHIDRPEHWARHLLHIRKLAARSGGFTEFVPLPFVPMEAPMSLKGRARPGPTIREVLLMHAVARLALHPHIPNIQTSWAKLGKQGVLSMLQAGANDLGGTLMNESITRAAGSVHGQELAPNEMEELIRAAGRIPRQRTTLYGDPSDERVRASFAARPLEPLADTPLASHARPAKRVLVRHVVTTAPECPSSARTLPQAADTSPASID
- the cofC gene encoding 2-phospho-L-lactate guanylyltransferase — protein: MLAVLPLKSFALAKSRLSGVLDASLRARLMRAMACDVLEALLGCARIKRIVVLSDDLEAKKLACGYGVEWQSDRSVSCRPGLNGGLRGAAINFVSQGENAMLVVHGDLPLLTSGEIDDVVSAWEALSGPKRVALVPSADRQGTHIVLAGPPDALDFQFGPNSFALHAAQAHRKGLSLAVLNLAGAGADVDTERDLRRLTAARTVGAHTRRVLPDITNTLETSHWIEEHVPEAYFER
- the cofD gene encoding 2-phospho-L-lactate transferase, coding for MSFKWIALSGGVGGAKLALGLAHELDPGDLLVVANTGDDFDHLGLRICPDLDTLMYTLAGCSNSTQGWGLEGETWACMEALGRLGGETWFRLGDRDLATHLYRSDRLRHGATLSQVTHELSSVLGVRHHIVPMSEARVATVVITDEGELSFQDYFVARQCAPRVRGVRFEGAENAHMCETLRLALEDDALRGVIICPSNPFLSVEPILAIPGVREALATIKAPIVAVSPIVGGQAIKGPTAKMMRELGMDVSPLGVTEFLRTTIDRIVIDLADSSLLPSIRNLGIEATSAPTVMRSLDDKRSLARAVLEFSGA